The following coding sequences lie in one Lysobacter capsici genomic window:
- the tolQ gene encoding protein TolQ, with protein MTSSLIALLATTVQALPEEAVQAVTDGAQAAGQASTEFSLWPLITNASIPVKFIMALLVIASITSWVIIFRKWRVIRRARIEADHFEERFWSGAELSKLYAGTTERSRSVGGLEAIFEAGFREFNRIRQRRGVDARAQLEGAQRAMRATGSRELDGLEHNLELLANIGSTSPYIGLVGTVFGIMVTMHSLVSASKQVGIADVAPGISEALLATAMGLFVAIPAVWAYNRYATSVERLAVRYDAFSEEFSSILQRQTHLDE; from the coding sequence ATGACGTCATCGCTGATCGCGCTTCTGGCCACCACGGTACAAGCCCTGCCGGAGGAAGCCGTGCAGGCGGTGACCGATGGCGCGCAGGCCGCCGGCCAGGCCTCCACCGAATTCAGCCTGTGGCCGCTGATCACCAACGCCAGCATCCCGGTCAAGTTCATCATGGCCTTGCTGGTGATCGCCTCGATCACCTCGTGGGTGATCATCTTCCGCAAGTGGCGGGTGATCCGGCGCGCGCGCATCGAAGCCGATCATTTCGAAGAGCGCTTCTGGTCCGGCGCCGAGCTGTCCAAGCTGTACGCCGGCACCACCGAGCGCAGCCGCAGCGTCGGCGGGCTGGAAGCGATCTTCGAAGCCGGTTTCCGCGAATTCAACCGCATCCGCCAGCGGCGCGGCGTCGACGCGCGCGCCCAGCTCGAAGGCGCCCAGCGGGCGATGCGCGCGACCGGTTCGCGCGAACTCGACGGCCTGGAACACAACCTCGAACTGCTGGCCAACATCGGCTCGACCTCGCCCTACATCGGCCTGGTCGGCACCGTGTTCGGCATCATGGTGACCATGCATTCGCTGGTGTCGGCGTCCAAGCAGGTCGGCATCGCCGACGTCGCGCCGGGCATTTCCGAGGCGCTGCTGGCGACCGCGATGGGCCTGTTCGTGGCGATCCCGGCGGTGTGGGCCTACAACCGCTACGCCACCAGCGTGGAGCGCCTGGCGGTGCGTTACGACGCGTTCTCCGAAGAGTTCTCCTCGATCCTGCAGCGCCAGACCCATCTGGACGAGTGA